The Primulina eburnea isolate SZY01 chromosome 13, ASM2296580v1, whole genome shotgun sequence genome includes a region encoding these proteins:
- the LOC140809294 gene encoding probable receptor-like protein kinase At5g18500 codes for MASDLNMGLSKNTGIFGLEVWQVIGIMVGLLIVVILFMLTFYLTSREKSRSTQEKTLPLSQIPTVSKEITEVRVEHVSTDKFVPRDGILLTIHDKSSDKESDKVLVHLGMPKIKIVDNNSQSSSFNPLDKDHRGSQSVEGSSGTFSVHKPSSSHSIAAPSPLSGLPENSHLGWGHWFTLRDLELATNRFSKENVIGEGGYGVVYRGQLINGSPVAIKKLLNNLGQAEKEFRAEVEAIGHVRHKNLVRLLGYCIEGTHRMLVYEYVNNANLEQWIHGAMSHHGYLTWEARMKVLLGTAKALSYLHEAVEPKVVHRDIKSSNILIDEDFNAKVSDFGLAKLLGSGKDHITTRVMGTFGYVAPEYANTGLLNEKSDVYSFGVLLLEAITGRDPVDYGRPAPEVNLVDWLKMMVGNRRSEEVIDPNIETRPSTRALKRALLTALRCVDPDSDKRPRMSQVLRMLESEEYPIPREDRRHRRTRTSSSEMVTQQENYDTDKSDNQDLK; via the exons ATGGCTTCCGATCTTAACATGGGACTCTCTAAGAATACTGGAATTTTCGGTCTCGAAGTATGGCAAGTAATTGGAATAATGGTTGGGTTGTTGATAGTGGTTATCCTGTTTATGTTAACATTTTATCTCACTTCAagagaaaaatcaagaagtaccCAAGAAAAGACTCTTCCCCTTAGCCAAATACCTACTGTTTCAAAGGAAATAACGGAAGTAAGAGTTGAGCATGTATCAACTGATAAATTTGTTCCACGTGATGGGATTCTTCTCACAATTCATGACAAATCAAGTGATAAAGAATCAGACAAGGTTTTAGTCCATCTAGGAATGCCGAAAATAAAAATTGTGGATAATAACAGTCAATCAAGTTCGTTCAATCCTCTTGATAAAGATCATCGTGGATCACAATCTGTGGAAGGAAGTTCTGGAACATTTTCTGTACATAAACCATCTTCATCACACTCGATAGCTGCTCCTTCCCCTTTAAGTGGTTTGCCTGAAAATTCTCATTTGGGTTGGGGTCATTGGTTTACTTTAAGAGATCTTGAACTTGCAACAAACCGATTTTCAAAGGAGAATGTTATTGGAGAGGGTGGCTATGGAGTTGTTTATCGAGGACAGCTTATTAACGGCTCTCCAGTTGCTATTAAAAAGCTCCTCAACAATCT AGGTCAAGCAGAAAAAGAATTTAGAGCAGAGGTTGAAGCTATTGGCCATGTGCGGCACAAAAATTTGGTTCGACTTCTGGGATATTGCATTGAAGGGACTCATAG GATGCTAGTTTACGAGTACGTCAACAATGCCAATTTAGAACAGTGGATTCATGGAGCTATGAGTCATCATGGATACCTTACTTGGGAGGCAAGAATGAAGGTTCTTCTTGGCACGGCTAAAGC TCTTTCCTACTTGCACGAGGCAGTCGAACCAAAAGTGGTTCATCGGGACATAAAGTCAAGCAATATCTTGATTGATGAAGATTTCAATGCCAAGGTCTCGGATTTTGGTCTGGCTAAGCTGCTTGGATCTGGAAAGGATCACATCACAACTCGAGTCATGGGCACCTTTGG TTATGTGGCTCCCGAATATGCAAACACTGGGCTTTTGAACGAAAAGAGTGATGTTTACAGCTTTGGGGTTCTTCTGTTAGAAGCAATTACTGGAAGGGATCCAGTAGACTATGGCCGTCCTGCTCCCGAG GTTAATCTTGTTGACTGGCTGAAAATGATGGTGGGTAATAGGCGCTCAGAAGAAGTGATAGACCCAAACATTGAAACAAGGCCATCAACTAGAGCCCTCAAGAGGGCTCTTTTGACTGCTTTGAGATGTGTTGATCCAGATTCCGACAAGAGACCTAGAATGAGCCAAGTTCTCCGAATGCTCGAATCAGAAGAATATCCTATACCAAGGGAG GATCGAAGGCATAGAAGAACCCGAACAAGCAGCTCTGAGATGGTTACCCAGCAAGAGAACTACGACACCGATAAAAGTGACAATCAAGATCTCAAGTGA